The Flavobacterium marginilacus genome window below encodes:
- a CDS encoding quinone oxidoreductase family protein translates to MKASRFHQNGNPDVLVYEEIETPKPKAGEVLIKIESVGVNYADTIRRRGDDYPDPSPVPFTLGIEVAGTIEELGEGVDNLAVGTRVFAIPGAGGYAQYISVPAAVVIPLPETIDFDTAAAILAHGLTAVIILQKAAKIQSGETILIEGAAGGLGLFAVQIAKIYGAVVIAAASTEEKRKMAADYGADFTVDYTQPDWAQKVREFTDGKGVDVVWETTGGDVVNQALDALAIFGRMIYLGQSSGQSAAIDPWRLTASSHTITGVYINNYASDPELIGAAIQELIGYIMTGKVKVEVGHVLPLSKASEAHKLLENRKNIGKVVLKPWAD, encoded by the coding sequence ATGAAAGCAAGCAGATTTCACCAAAATGGCAATCCCGATGTTTTGGTATATGAAGAAATAGAAACCCCTAAGCCAAAAGCAGGAGAAGTTTTGATAAAAATTGAAAGTGTGGGCGTAAATTACGCCGACACAATCAGAAGAAGAGGTGATGATTATCCAGACCCATCGCCTGTACCCTTCACTTTAGGAATTGAAGTGGCCGGAACTATTGAAGAACTGGGAGAAGGAGTTGATAATCTGGCCGTAGGCACCCGTGTTTTTGCTATACCAGGCGCAGGCGGCTATGCACAATATATCTCGGTGCCTGCAGCTGTAGTAATTCCATTGCCTGAAACTATTGATTTCGATACTGCTGCAGCGATATTGGCTCATGGCTTAACCGCAGTAATTATTTTGCAAAAAGCGGCCAAAATACAAAGTGGCGAAACTATTCTTATTGAAGGCGCTGCCGGTGGATTGGGACTGTTTGCTGTACAAATCGCTAAAATTTACGGAGCTGTCGTAATTGCTGCAGCCAGTACCGAAGAAAAGAGAAAAATGGCTGCCGATTATGGTGCTGATTTTACAGTAGATTATACTCAGCCTGACTGGGCTCAAAAAGTACGAGAATTTACAGATGGTAAAGGTGTTGATGTTGTCTGGGAAACTACAGGCGGTGATGTTGTGAACCAGGCTCTGGATGCGCTTGCTATTTTTGGGCGTATGATTTATCTGGGACAAAGCAGCGGGCAGTCAGCTGCAATAGATCCCTGGAGGCTTACTGCGTCAAGTCATACAATTACCGGTGTTTACATCAATAATTATGCAAGCGATCCGGAATTAATAGGTGCTGCGATACAAGAACTTATCGGATATATCATGACTGGCAAAGTAAAAGTGGAAGTTGGCCACGTACTCCCTCTTTCAAAAGCTTCAGAAGCTCATAAACTGTTGGAAAACCGTAAAAATATAGGGAAAGTGGTTTTGAAGCCATGGGCTGATTAG
- the yiaA gene encoding inner membrane protein YiaA, with product MEPLKSNESNSNSESRNARLNNESPLKPSVAFVGASWMTLIIGMTSYCIGLYNSDMAYNEKGYYFTILLFGLFSVISVQKSVRDRLEGIPVTDLYYGLSWFSTITAVVLLIIGLWNADLLLSEKGFFGMSFVLGLFSALAVQKNTRDLKQFESANI from the coding sequence ATGGAACCGCTAAAATCAAATGAATCAAACAGCAATTCAGAATCAAGAAATGCAAGATTAAACAATGAATCTCCTCTAAAGCCAAGTGTCGCTTTTGTGGGCGCATCGTGGATGACGTTAATTATAGGTATGACTTCCTATTGTATCGGACTTTATAACTCGGATATGGCTTACAACGAAAAAGGATATTATTTTACGATTCTCCTTTTTGGTCTTTTCTCTGTAATATCAGTGCAGAAAAGTGTACGAGACAGACTGGAAGGTATTCCCGTAACCGATTTATATTACGGTTTAAGTTGGTTTAGTACCATTACTGCTGTAGTATTGTTAATAATCGGTCTATGGAATGCCGATTTACTCCTGAGTGAAAAAGGATTCTTCGGAATGTCGTTCGTATTAGGACTGTTTTCTGCTCTTGCAGTGCAAAAAAATACCCGAGATCTCAAACAATTTGAATCGGCTAACATATAG